One part of the Glycine max cultivar Williams 82 chromosome 14, Glycine_max_v4.0, whole genome shotgun sequence genome encodes these proteins:
- the LOC102668450 gene encoding protein MAINTENANCE OF MERISTEMS-like, giving the protein MYDQLNDASISSSRQLGGYITLLQCWIYEHFPLVAESTTYQDYDEDSPRACRWIATKKTVKSIHTSTYRERLDRLQIPDVYWIPYGKHRPVRDFHMISCYSGLLHWGPIAVYY; this is encoded by the exons ATGTACGACCAGCTGAACGATGCTTCTATCAGCAGTAGTCGACAACTTGGCGGTTACATAACACTGCTGCAG TGCTGGATATATGAGCACTTTCCCTTAGTCGCGGAGTCCACTACTTATCAAGACTACGACGAGGATTCACCGCGTGCCTGTAGGTGGATTGCGACGAAGAAGACCGTGAAGAGCATACATACATCGACGTACAGGGAGCGCCTGGACCGACTCCAGATTCCAGATGTCTATTGGATCCCATATGGGAAACACCGACCGGTTCGGGACTTCCATATGATTTCATGCTATTCCGGTCTCCTGCACTGGGGGCCTATTGCTGTGTATTACTGA
- the LOC100499867 gene encoding Cytochrome b-c1 complex subunit 7-2, mitochondrial-like has protein sequence MASFLQWFLDPKKNWFAAQHMKSLSRRLRKYGLRYDDLYDPYYDLDVKEALNRLPKEVVDARHARLKRAIDLSMKHEYLPDNLQAMQTPFRGYLQDMLTLVKRERAEREALGGLPLYQRSIP, from the exons ATGGCGTCGTTTCTTCAATGGTTTCTGGATCCGAAGAAGAACTGGTTCGCCGCTCAGCACATGAAATCCCTCTCCAGACGGCTTCGCAAATACG GGCTCCGATATGACGATTTGTACGATCCTTACTACGATCTAGATGTGAAGGAGGCGCTGAATCGGCTTCCGAAAGAGGTGGTGGACGCTCGCCACGCGCGTCTTAAACGCGCCATCGATCTTTCCATGAAGCACGAGTACCTCCCTGACAATCTTcag GCAATGCAAACACCATTCAGGGGCTACCTTCAGGATATGCTGACTCTT GTGAAGAGGGAGAGAGCCGAACGTGAAGCATTGGGAGGTTTGCCCCTATATCAACGATCCATTCCTTga